CCACTGAAAAAGAGTGAAGAAGCTACTATAGATGCTAGGGGtccttattttcataaaaaagaTGGCCACTTTTTGTTTTTCTGACATTGTTTAGTGCCCAACTTGGCCAAAAGGATATTTTCTGAGCGCATCAACTTCAGCGGCGGAGACAACATTTTAATTAAGgagttcaaaatttgaagataTAGACATATAAATTAGTTAAAAAAGGTTCGacatttactatatatatatataaaaaaatatattattttaatcatctaaatagtataattttttgctGAACTCTTAACCACAAGGTGGCTCCGCAACTTATCACCTTAACTCGGGTATTTTCTGTCAATTTTCAGTGGCTAATCATCGTCCCAAAGTATTTGTATTGACCTtcatttaattgttgttttttaGTGCGTAGTACTCTTGTGCAATGTGAGTGCTGAATGAAGAGCAGCCACACTTATTTTCGCCATTGGCTGATAAATTTGCTAAGCTTATCTTGACAGCTTTCATTaggccaaaaaaaataaataacaattatACCATCTTCTGCTATTAGATTGTAAGGTGGGGTATATCTTGTAATCATCCTCTTTGGTATGGAAGCAACTAGTGaggatatttttttaaacatataGTACTTGATTACTGCTCTTCCTGTCCTACTTGATATGCTGTTATTTAATTGaacacaaaatttaaattattttaattaatatttataatttgaaacaaGTTAAAAGATATTTATTGAATTGAATAATGAATGGTTAAGGTGATTGAATCGATATCACGAGTCAATATGAATTTTTTGTTTTAGCAAGCCTCGTGGATCGGTATCACGAGGCTTGCTGAAAcaaaaaattcatatggactGACCACTCATTTTCCTCCAAGTGCCTTTTGTGGCtgaaatttttttggaaaagaaATGGAAATATCTTTATTAAATTCTCTGTTTCAAATGTCATTTCAACAAAAAGAGTAACTGCTAGCAACAACAAATCCAACAAGAAAATTAATGTGAAAGATGGAAATATCTTTGAAAAGTTAACCGTGTAATTTGATTTACTTTACTAATTCCTGATTAGTCAAAAAGCTTTTTGAAAACTAAAATATCTTCTTATCATGATAATTTACCTTTTAATtactttaaataataataataatagaaagaaCAAATGCTCCCATAAAGTTTATAGGCCGTTCAAAAAAAGACAACAGTAGAAAATATTTGAGAAAGTAAAGACATTGTCCACTAATTATTTTGCCTATCTAATTAGTAATAATTATGTTTGTACTAATTTAATGTTTTCAATGGAAGAATAATGAACACACAAGAATAATTGCTCTTTCAATTGACCGTTGATAGGAAATTGCACAAAGGTAAAAAGTATTACGAGAAAGGCAGTCCAAAAAAATATTCCCCACTAAAAAAATTGGAGATTCcctcaaattggagtttatcaaAGTGTAAAACAATAGTGCTTCTTTTCACCAATGACAATAATTATATAATCCATCATGCTTAAACATGTCCCTTGGATAACACTTCCCAGAATTATATATTCTAATAATTTTCATTTATCAGTACAATATACAAAAGTTAATTAATAGCTAGAATTATTATTGAAGTGAGTATAATATTTGATGTGTTACCGTCCAATTaagaatttttctttcaacaGAGCAAAACAAAACTCATTATTGAATAACCAAAAGTTAAATATCTAAAACAGGCCTTCACAATCAGCTATTTTTGCATGTGGTAATATTATCAACaggaattattttaaaattctataCGAAAAGGAGCAATGGTCTAACTGGTCATGGATCTGAGTTCCTCCAACTGTGCTTTTATTTGATCTTGAATAAGCTCTAATCTCTTAGAATAAACTTCCAATTCTAGAATCTGTTGCTTCCTCCATTTCTCATCCACCTTGATATCAGAGCTCATTGTACTGATCCCAAATCCTAAAGGGGTTGGGCTTGGACCCAATGCCATTCCGAACCCAAAACATCTCGAACCATTCAAATTGTTTAACAATTCCTTGAAAATGGGTGATACACAGCTCCTCACTGTTTCCTCAATCAAACTGGCCTGGGGGCCGGCCATCGGGGGAAGAATGACATTTGTTCCTCCACCAAATGGCTGATAGTACTGTTGAATAAACCCGGGCTTTTCTTCAACGTTAATTGCTCCTCCTCGAGACCTTTTTCTCGACTTGGGAGTTTTAACGTCAATCCCGTTAGGGTTAACATTGAAGTTAGGGCTGTGATCGATGAAATTTGCGTTGTTAAGGTTGTGATGTGAATCCTCATCATCAAATCCACCATCTTCTGGTGGTGGTGGACCACTGCTACGGACGACAATGGGTCCTGCATTGCTCCAGATCTTGCGAGAGATCTCGAAGGTGGCTTGATCGTGAGGGCTCTTAAACACAAATTCCTTACCAGATCCCATCTTACTCATCACTGTCCGATATTTCTTCTTCAATCTTCTCAACTTCTCTACTAATTGATTCTTGTTGAAATCCAACTGCAACTTGTTCTTAATTTGGTCATAAAACGCACCTGTATCATGATGGTGATGCGATGATGAATTTATACCACCACGCTGTGTCGTGTATTCCAGAAATCCCTGTAACAATTCAATCTCATCGTCATCCATCCACAGCCGTTGAAAAAGCTTTCGTGAATCATCCAAAGGTAACGGCCTCTTTTCTTCCACAACAATCGTAGAGGCCGGAGTAACGCCGAATTGGTTGATCTGCTGTCGTTTTGATTCATGAGAAAATGAATCACTTGCAGCAGGGACGCCGACAACGGCAATAGTAACCTCGCCGGCGCCGGAATGGTTCGAAACGGGCGCGGGAGGAGAGGAAGTCGAATCGTCGTCCTCATCATCGACGTCTacatcatcatcttcatcaacaGCGACTTCGTTCTGGGCTTCATCATCTTCGTCATCGTCGAGATCATCATCGTTGTAGACGACGGCGTGCTGATTTTCTACAGAAGCCATAAGAGAAGCTTGAAAGGGTAGGTTGGTTGGGGGTTGGGTTTGGGTGGGGATTAGGGTTCGAGGTTAAGATGTAAAAGGGGGTGGGGTGTTTGGTGGTTAGGCCGAGAGTAAAGGGAGTCACGAACGGGAAGAGGTTTCGTGTAAGACTGGGTTGGGTTGAACGGTTCATCCATATGCACACGTGTGCGAGCTCGTTTGGATTCTCTCACGTGACTCGCCATTCAATTCTATTACTTACTttattaattgtttttttatagACCAAAATTTTACAATTTTTCAATTAATACGCATTTTACTAGCGGTAGGTTCTAGTGGAAAGACAGGCATACTGATATTTAATAATGAACCGATAAGAGAGGACATGAGTTTTTAGTACATTTTGACCTTTAGGAAAATACTCTTTTCCTCTCATCTTTTTAGACTTTTGGGAAAAGGACTgctttttgttaaaaaaaataaatatatgaagtGTATGGTACCATATGGAAATTTCCTATTGTCGCTTTAAATCTGACTTGTTTCAGTAACAATCTCTATCTTGTTAATTGTTTATGTGGTCTTCTTTTTGTGtttctttatctttttgttTGGCTCCAAAGCACGGAGAAAGGAACATCCAGTCATTTTCATGCGTAATACTATATAAttaaacaataaaaaagaatggatgagtttgatgaaaatGTAATTATTGGAATCGTTTACAATGTGAGCCTAACAGAAGCTAGCGTGTTGGTGCTTTATACCTTCTTTTGATCTTAATTTAACAATTAACAATCTTATCTACTCTACTCAATGAAATTTAACAAGTAATTAGAAACTCTATAATTTCACAAGTGAACCTATAAAAAGTACAAAAGCCACCATTAGTGgtataaattgaataattgtCGAAGGTTGATTACTAGCCGAGCTCCCCGTAGCCAAACTTGCTAACCAAGATCCATCCACTAGCATTGTCTGACCCATCGCCCCTGACCCTGATCCTGATTCAGAACCAGGTAGTGGTTTGGAATCTGATCCTGATTCAGAACCTGAAAGAGCCCCAGAACCTGACTCGCTTCCTGATTCATCTGTCGATCCGTCTGATTTTGAAGATTTGTTGCTGCACAGAAGGCGAAAAATGTTAATCAAAGCTTGTTAAACTTGGCGAAAATCGTTTTAAATATCAATGTACttcaaaatgaatttaaaatttactaATTCGAATAGTCATTTACAGGCTTtctttttgacttaaaagttcTAACAAGCAATCATTAATGCGACTATCTACACTAGCCCTTCCCTGGACCTGCTAATTAACACATGTTTTATGCATCAGTGTTAATGCCAAAGCTTttcaatatatacaataaaaggggcagcccggtgcacttaaactcccgctatgcgcaggattcgggaaagggcccgaccacaagggtctattgtacgcagccttaccttgcatttctgccagaggctataAATTCAATAtagattttatgatttttattttacctGGGCAGAGATGAAGGACAAAATGTGATGATGTAATTGGCATTAGAACATGTGAATGTACTTGTCACATCGTCATATGCATAGCTATAGGATTTTGGACACGCCGACTTGAACATCTGCGAGTACACCGACGGCGAGCACGTCGCCGGCGAAGCATAAGCACCTTCACAACAGTATTGTGGAGTCTTGAAAGCATCACACGCGCTCCTACAAGCGCCGCCGCCGTCCACCCTCAGCTCCGTCGGGCAtttttggttcaagtccacgtTGCAACCCGTCGATGCACAAGGACCTGACCCGCCACTCACCTCCACCATCATAGGCAAATTGTACCCGTCCACTAGGCTCACGTCATAGAAATCTTGAGAACCTGACCCGAGTGTAAACTCTGCTAGCGTCGCCGGAGTTGCGGCTCCTCCGCCGTTGCACTCCATCTGTCCAGAACCACAATCGGCTGTTGCACATGAACCGATTCCCAAGTCGTCGAAATTGCAGCCCGTTCGGCCCCAGAAACGGCCTGACCAGCCGGTCGGCGCTTGAAATGAACGAGAAGTGTCTTTGGTTAGCTCGAAACCAGTGCTGTCCAGTTTTGGACTACCCAAAATTCCAGGCCACACAGTATGGTCACACTTATTCACAAATGTAAACGTAGCCCCCAATATACCTACATAAGCAAAAGTAGAAACACCAAATAAACGAATTAGAAACCAATGTAAATAAAACTTTCGTAACAATTCTTTGAATAAAGATTGAATTTATGGAGAAAGCAAATTCAGAAATGTTTGTGACAGAGCATTCTTTGTTTGGGGATCTAGTAGCTCAATTGATTGGTTTCTTGAACTTTAACATCATGTCAGTTGTAAGGGTTCGATTCCCCAAACTTACAATCTCTTCCCCTGCCCcaatttaaaaaggaaaaaaaagagcatTTGTTGGTTACCTTGACAGAAGGTGATCAAAAGAAGGCTCAGAATCATCAAAGATGTGGAGATAGCCATAGAGATTCTCATAATTGGTAATGTCTCTGTACGTATCTCTTTTGTTTTGAACAATTATGTTGATAAATTAGCTTATTAACTGTGAAGAAAGCAGAGCCAATGGTTATGGTGATAATGGATTCTTGATTGGTGGGGATATAAATAGTAGGTAATGGGAAATGGAGGAGTAATTAGAAAGAAATGCAGATGAAATTAAAGAAAGAATGACGACCCAAGAAATTACACCAAATTTGAAGCTTAGGGGCCTGGCAGTATATATGAATTGAGAAATTAAGGAGGTGGGTGGTAGAGTGAAGTGAGGGTGTGTAAGAGggaatctttgaaaaataagaaatgGGTTTGATGCGTATTGTATAAACAACCAAAGTCGGCACATAGGGGTGTTGGATGGTGCGTGGTGGGGAAGACTAGGTTAGTTACTTTCACCAATTGGGATGCATTTTGGTGACCTTGTAAATTGTTATATGTACTCTTGCaaataatacatataaaaattaaGTTTATTAGCTAAATACTTTGCCACAAAAGATGAAGAGCTTGTTTATAATTGGATGTAAGTAAGGACAGATTGAACTTCCCACAACAGTATGTGCATAAAGTAAATTTGTCATGGATTTTTAATTATCGAAATATGCTTTGTGATTTCCACAAGAAATTACCTGTTTGAGAAAGAGTGGTACATAACTTTTGATCATGGACATCCAACGCATGCAAAGATAAGATTAGATGGGTAACGATTATTAGAGTTAGGATCCCAAAACGACAGGAACTAATTTGAACACTTTCAGCTGCCGGCAAAGGCAGAAAACTAGTGACATGTCTAGCTTTCGTGAAAAACATTCAATCCTTTTTAGTGAATTATACAAGTCCTAAATTCATAATCCTAGCTGTAGTAGATAGTTGAATTGGACATATAAAATTACTAAGAATGCGGAAAAAACATTATATTCctttcatttcatttcattttatgtGTCTTGGTAGGATATATACCAagtaaaaagaatttaaaaaagacttttaaatttttacataactaaatttaaaatatttttaatatcataTCAAAACATCTTTTGAATCTTGATATATCATGTGtaatttgaattaaatttttgaTCAATATGGAAATAGGCCCCTTAGTTAAATTGTAACTTAGGTAGGGGCGATGGGGAAGTAAAAAGAGATTGCAGTGTGACTGTGTGAGGAAAAACGTGTTGATACCCAAACCCTTATGATGGGAAATGTTGTCACCTAAAATGGATCTTATGAGGAGTTCCATATTAATGCCAACCGCTGCAACGCACCGACATATTACGTTTACTTCTATTTTTAGCGCATTCCGTATAATACAACACATTACTCATATTtagcttttctttctttctttcctttttttttttttggtttttatttTACTCATCTCTGGCAGCTGTTTCTGTAACACgtatttcttattttgttttccACATAAAAACTATACTACTTTTTTTCAATAATTAATGTATAGTACAGCGACTTCTACATTCTTATTTTTTGAACTTCTCACACGAAAAAAGAGGGTACATTATGAGATCGCTCAAGTACCAATTAAAATGTTTTTTCTGTCAAGTACTTTCATTTTCCAAATTACTACATTATTTTTCCTTTCTCAGGAATGCCACGTCTTGGAACAACAATATATCCAGCAAGCAATTACATATATAATCCACAAGGAAAAAAGAGAAGCTATATCAAACAAACCATGTGTGAAGTTTGAGTCACCAAATGACTGTGAGATCAAAGCAAACTCTAGAGGTTTTGGATCCAAACAATTTTCAGAGTTAATTTAAGTTGTATATATTCACATAGTAATTACCATTAATAATAATAGAGCAGGAAGGTTGGGATTATGATAGAAGTTTAACAGGTAATTGAGTGATTTCTCCTTTTTATCTGGGAGAACATGGTTCTAGCTTGAAGCAGGGGTGAAGCCATATGGTGGCTAAGGGGGATCCGAACTCCCTTtgacgaaaaattatactacttATATATGattagaataattttttatgtataaatagtagatgtcgaacccccttcgactagTATGTGTTTCTATTTCTTCAGATTTTGAATCTCATTATTAACAATCCTGGCACCGCTACCTCAACTAGATGTAAAAGAACGTATTATATATAAGAGCACTGCAAGGTtcttttttaccttttctggaCTTTATTGCTTCTAGCTAGCATCATTTTTGTGGTGCCAATTTCTGTATTTTTGCCTTGAAAAAGTAGCTTGAAGATATGATTTTCAGAGACTTTTAGATGAGCATCATCATCTCTCTATCTCATTTTCTGCTTTTTTTGTTCCTACGACTTTTCTTGAACATTGGCGTCATCCCACTAAAGATATATGTCGGTATCTGAAAAATTCCTTCTGAAAAGTTCGCagaaaaaaaaacctttttttttcttcttcatgtttctttaattatattttcttgcCTTAAAGCCAAAATCTTGTATTAAATGATCATGATAAAAAGGAGTGGGAAAGTTGGTGTTGAGGATGATGAATTGGTGAAGAGGTTATTCTCATTTGATTAATTAGTCAAGAAATAGTTAATAGACCCACAACTCCACATTTCGAAAAGTGGAAGGAAAGATCATTAGCTTAATAGAAATTTAACAAAAGAATGGGAGGAAGgagataaattataattattcaaAAGTGGAAACATAGTTTTATGGAGGGGACACAAGTGGGGTGCATGCATGGAAATGCCTACTTTAAGCTTTATTGTGATTTGGAATCCGGAAAATACTTTTACCTTAACTAGTAATTAATGGCCTTATTATATATAGTTAATTAGAGCTATTATAATCAGTAATATATAGTACTTAATTGGCTGCACAAATTAACCCCACAATTAAACTGGATAAATCTAGCAGCTTGTATTCTTCTTTGACTAATCCATCAACTATTTATGATTTTGGGCTTGGATTGGGACTTCCGTGTCagaggtctcaagttcgaaacccTTCCTCAAAAGTAAAGGGTttgccttttgagttgagctcgtTGAATGACGTTTGTCTAGTGCGGGTTACTTTTTCTATGTAATTTTGGATACATCACATGTGGAACATAGCTCATGAATTATGAATGATACATTACTTAATGTAAGGAATGTATCCGATAAgtgatttttataatttttttaaatgatagaaaatcataaaaattataataaaataaaatgtatatttacatcattttttctataaaattcCCCATGCGTGAAATCTAATTGGGCCGGACACTACAACATCTGAATTGACTATTGAAATTAATTTGATCTAACACCTCAATTTGATCGAAACAGTCGCTTTTATCATGAAGAAAGCGACTTCCACTAACTTTTTGCTTTCCTATTTTATTACCTCATGCTTATTGCTTCTattgttttattaatttttccaACGTTAATCACTTGGATACCCGGTGTAAGCATACAATTGAGATTTGAAAAGAGGAAAGTGTTTATGATCTTATTTAATTTCTGCCTTACGAAGGTACATAAATTATTCTTGATAGATACGTGGCTTAGATATTACATATTAAAATTAAGtgtgaaaaagaaatataatattgAAGAAACCattctaaaaaaaagaaagaagaaaactaAAAACAATAAGAAATAATACAATAATCGAAGCAAAGAAAACACCAAGTAATAATAAAATCGAACAATAAGATAGTACGTAGGaaggtaataataataatactaatgataaagaaaactagaatcatgtcctcggtaagttatATGAGTG
The sequence above is a segment of the Solanum dulcamara chromosome 11, daSolDulc1.2, whole genome shotgun sequence genome. Coding sequences within it:
- the LOC129872302 gene encoding thaumatin-like protein 1 isoform X1, whose protein sequence is MRISMAISTSLMILSLLLITFCQGILGATFTFVNKCDHTVWPGILGSPKLDSTGFELTKDTSRSFQAPTGWSGRFWGRTGCNFDDLGIGSCATADCGSGQMECNGGGAATPATLAEFTLGSGSQDFYDVSLVDGYNLPMMVEVSGGSGPCASTGCNVDLNQKCPTELRVDGGGACRSACDAFKTPQYCCEGAYASPATCSPSVYSQMFKSACPKSYSYAYDDVTSTFTCSNANYIITFCPSSLPSNKSSKSDGSTDESGSESGSGALSGSESGSDSKPLPGSESGSGSGAMGQTMLVDGSWLASLATGSSASNQPSTIIQFIPLMVAFVLFIGSLVKL
- the LOC129872301 gene encoding probable transcription factor At3g04930, with the translated sequence MASVENQHAVVYNDDDLDDDEDDEAQNEVAVDEDDDVDVDDEDDDSTSSPPAPVSNHSGAGEVTIAVVGVPAASDSFSHESKRQQINQFGVTPASTIVVEEKRPLPLDDSRKLFQRLWMDDDEIELLQGFLEYTTQRGGINSSSHHHHDTGAFYDQIKNKLQLDFNKNQLVEKLRRLKKKYRTVMSKMGSGKEFVFKSPHDQATFEISRKIWSNAGPIVVRSSGPPPPEDGGFDDEDSHHNLNNANFIDHSPNFNVNPNGIDVKTPKSRKRSRGGAINVEEKPGFIQQYYQPFGGGTNVILPPMAGPQASLIEETVRSCVSPIFKELLNNLNGSRCFGFGMALGPSPTPLGFGISTMSSDIKVDEKWRKQQILELEVYSKRLELIQDQIKAQLEELRSMTS
- the LOC129872302 gene encoding thaumatin-like protein 1 isoform X2; amino-acid sequence: MRISMAISTSLMILSLLLITFCQGILGATFTFVNKCDHTVWPGILGSPKLDSTGFELTKDTSRSFQAPTGWSGRFWGRTGCNFDDLGIGSCATADCGSGQMECNGGGAATPATLAEFTLGSGSQDFYDVSLVDGYNLPMMVEVSGGSGPCASTGCNVDLNQKCPTELRVDGGGACRSACDAFKTPQYCCEGAYASPATCSPSVYSQMFKSACPKSYSYAYDDVTSTFTCSNANYIITFCPSSLPR